One segment of Cherax quadricarinatus isolate ZL_2023a chromosome 60, ASM3850222v1, whole genome shotgun sequence DNA contains the following:
- the LOC128694468 gene encoding hemocyanin subunit, giving the protein MKVLVLCALVAAAAAWPNYGFLNDPGRSEPSDAQKQHDVNYLLYKVYENIRDEKLKSIGVTFDPEADTSHYTDNGEAVHKLVKELKDNRLLQQKHWFSLFNTRQREEALLLYDVFEHSKDWKTFVSNAAYFRNRVNEGEFVYALYAAVVHSPLTKHVVLPPLYEVTPHLFTNSEVIQKAYHAKMTQTPGKFRSYFTGSKRNKEQRVAYFGEDVGLNTHHVTWHLEFPFWWEDKHEGYHLDRKGENFFWVHHQLTVRFDAERLSNYLDPVDELHWEETIEEGFAPHTTYKYGGEFPSRPDNIDFEDVEGVACIRDLIILENRVRDAIAHGYVTARDGSKVDINNSHGIDVLGDIIESSPYSPNVEYYGSLHNTAHIVLGRQGDPHGKYDLPPGVLEHFETSTRDPAFFRLHKYMDNIFREHKDSLTPYTKEELEFSGVAIDGVSIDGPLETFFEDFEYSLVNAVDDTPQVPDVDISTIVSRLNHKEFSFKIDVTNNNDHEVLTTVRILAWPHRDNNGIKYPFNEGRWRAIELDRFWRKLSPGVNHIVRKSTESAVTVPDVPSFQSLIEQTEAALSAGSSEVDIQDYVSALGVPNRFLIPKGNSEGLEFDLVVAVTDGKADAAVEDLHVKTVFNHYGYHGVYPDNRPHGYPLDRRVDDKRIFNDLPNFAQIVVKVFHH; this is encoded by the exons AGCCATCTGACGCCCAAAAACAACATGATGTGAATTATCTGTTGTATAAGGTATATGAAAATATTCGTGATGAAAAACTGAAGAGTATCGGCGTGACCTTCGACCCTGAAGCTGACACATCACACTATACTGACAATGGAGAAGCTGTTCACAAGCTCGTGAAGGAACTGAAGGACAACAGGCTGCTCCAACAGAAACACTGGTTCTCCCTCTTCAATACACGACAGCGTGAAGAAGCACTTCTGCTCTATGATGTTTTCGAACACAGCAAAGACTGGAAAACTTTTGTCAGCAATGCTGCATATTTCAGAAATCGTGTTAATGAAGGAGAATTTGTTTATGCTTTGTATGCAGCAGTCGTCCACTCTCCACTCACTAAACACGTTGTACTTCCACCACTTTACGAGGTCACCCCACATTTGTTCACAAATAGTGAAGTTATCCAGAAAGCCTACCATGCCAAAATGACTCAAACACCTGGTAAATTCAGATCTTACTTTACTGGCAGCAAAAGAAACAAAGAGCAACGTGTAGCATACTTCGGCGAAGATGTTGGGCTGAATACCCACCATGTTACTTGGCACTTGGAGTTCCCATTCTGGTGGGAAGACAAACATGAAGGATATCACCTGGATCGTAAAGGTGAAAACTTCTTCTGGGTACATCACCAGCTCACTGTTCGTTTCGATGCTGAACGCCTGTCAAACTATCTGGATCCTGTGGACGAACTTCACTGGGAAGAGACCATCGAGGAAGGCTTTGCTCCTCATACAACTTACAAGTATGGAGGTGAATTCCCATCTCgtcctgataatattgactttgAAGATGTCGAGGGTGTTGCTTGTATTCGCGATTTAATCATTCTTGAGAACCGTGTTCGTGATGCCATTGCCCATGGATATGTTACTGCCAGAGATGGATCCAAAGTCGATATAAATAACTCGCATGGAATTGATGTCCTGGGTGACATCATTGAATCTTCTCCTTACAGCCCTAACGTTGAGTACTATGGTTCTCTCCACAACACAGCTCATATAGTGCTTGGTCGCCAGGGAGATCCGCATGGAAAATATGACTTACCTCCTGGAGTACTGGAACACTTTGAAACTTCCACACGCGACCCAGCATTCTTCAGATTACATAAATACATGGATAACATCTTCAGGGAACATAAGGACAGTCTCACTCCCTACACTAAGGAAGAGTTAGAGTTCAGTGGGGTTGCTATTGATGGTGTTTCAATTGATGGCCCTCTAGAAACGTTCTTTGAGGATTTCGAATACAGCTTAGTCAATGCCGTAGATGACACACCTCAAGTTCCAGATGTGGATATTTCTACTATTGTGTCACGTCTAAACCATAAAGAATTTTCATTCAAAATTGACGTTACCAATAATAATGATCACGAAGTATTGACAACCGTCCGTATCTTAGCATGGCCACACCGTGACAACAATGGTATTAAATACCCATTCAACGAGGGACGCTGGAGAGCCATCGAACTGGACAGATTCTGGAGAAAAC TGAGTCCTGGTGTGAATCACATCGTGCGCAAGTCTACAGAGTCAGCAGTGACTGTCCCTGACGTGCCCAGTTTCCAGTCACTGATAGAGCAAACTGAGGCTGCACTCTCGGCTGGTAGTAGCGAAGTCGACATTCAAGATTATGTGAGTGCACTTGGAGTGCCCAACAGGTTCTTGATCCCCAAGGGTAACTCAGAAGGTCTGGAGTTCGACCTGGTGGTGGCTGTGACTGACGGTAAGGCTGACGCTGCTGTTGAAGATCTACATGTAAAGACTGTTTTCAACCACTATGGCTACCACGGAGTGTATCCCGACAACCGACCACACGGTTATCCCCTGGATCGTCGTGTTGATGATAAACGCATCTTCAACGACCTTCCCAACTTTGCACAAATTGTTGTGAAGGTCTTCCATCATTAA